The Kaustia mangrovi genome has a segment encoding these proteins:
- a CDS encoding amino acid ABC transporter permease — protein MTATSHIDQQETARPAAWDWLRETFFASRLHAAMSLAGAILIVAIGWHLLDWAVLNAVFSSAGGPEACREASGACWAIIDARWRLILFGLYPHELHWRSATACIVIVAVAIASCMPVFWRAARLATLWIAGMASFYILMRGGLFGLAPVSEAKWGGLSLTVFIFSAGVLVGMPLAIVFALMRRSELPVIARTMSLVIDAVRSLPLVTILFTAAVVLPFVLPGWLQGDKLYRVIFGFALFFAAYQAEIIRGGIQAIPPGQDEAAKALGLSYWHRVSRIMLPQAFRNALPPTISQFVITFKETSLVIIVGFFEVMASGNAAYGTGDWRFAYIEVYVFIALIYFTFAFSLSRYGAYLERVMRVGKN, from the coding sequence ATGACCGCCACCAGCCACATCGACCAGCAGGAAACGGCGAGGCCCGCCGCATGGGACTGGCTGCGCGAGACGTTCTTCGCCTCCAGGCTCCATGCCGCCATGTCGCTCGCGGGCGCCATCCTCATCGTTGCGATCGGCTGGCACCTGCTCGACTGGGCCGTCCTGAACGCGGTCTTCTCCTCCGCCGGCGGACCGGAGGCCTGCCGCGAGGCCTCGGGAGCCTGCTGGGCGATCATCGACGCGCGCTGGCGGCTCATCCTGTTCGGGCTCTACCCGCATGAGCTCCACTGGCGCTCGGCGACGGCCTGCATCGTTATCGTCGCGGTCGCCATCGCATCGTGCATGCCGGTCTTCTGGCGCGCGGCACGCCTCGCCACCCTCTGGATCGCCGGCATGGCGTCCTTCTATATCCTCATGCGCGGCGGCCTGTTCGGCCTCGCGCCCGTCTCGGAGGCGAAGTGGGGCGGGCTGTCGCTCACCGTCTTCATCTTCTCCGCCGGCGTCCTCGTCGGCATGCCGCTCGCCATCGTCTTCGCCCTGATGCGGCGCTCCGAACTGCCGGTGATCGCGCGGACCATGAGCCTCGTCATCGACGCCGTGCGCTCGCTGCCGCTCGTCACCATCCTGTTCACCGCGGCCGTCGTCCTGCCCTTCGTGCTGCCGGGCTGGCTCCAGGGCGACAAGCTCTACCGCGTCATCTTCGGTTTCGCGCTGTTCTTCGCCGCCTATCAGGCGGAGATCATCCGCGGCGGCATCCAGGCGATCCCGCCGGGTCAGGACGAGGCCGCGAAGGCGCTGGGGCTGAGCTACTGGCACCGCGTCAGCCGCATCATGCTGCCGCAGGCCTTCCGCAACGCCCTGCCGCCGACGATCAGCCAGTTCGTCATCACCTTCAAGGAGACCTCGCTCGTCATCATCGTCGGCTTCTTCGAGGTCATGGCCTCCGGCAACGCGGCCTACGGGACCGGCGACTGGCGCTTCGCCTATATCGAGGTCTATGTGTTCATCGCGCTGATCTATTTCACCTTCGCCTTCAGCCTGTCGCGCTACGGCGCCTATCTGGAGCGGGTGATGCGCGTCGGCAAGAACTAG
- a CDS encoding amino acid ABC transporter ATP-binding protein: MTTRPADTAVRLESVNKYYGTYHALKNVDLTVAKGERIVVCGPSGSGKSTMIRCLNRLEEHQSGTITVLGTELNDDISNIEEIRREVGMVFQTFNLFPHLTVLENLTLAPMLVRKASRVEAEEAAMAYLTRVKIPEQAEKFPGELSGGQQQRVAIARALCMKPEIMLFDEPTSALDPEMIAEVLDVMVGLARDGMTMICVTHEMGFAREVADRVVFMADGEIVEEAPPSSFFTSPGNDRTKRFLSQILAH, translated from the coding sequence ATGACCACCCGCCCGGCAGACACGGCCGTCAGGCTGGAGAGTGTGAACAAGTACTACGGCACCTACCATGCGCTCAAGAATGTCGACCTGACGGTCGCCAAGGGCGAGCGCATCGTCGTGTGCGGCCCGTCGGGCTCCGGCAAGTCCACCATGATCCGCTGCCTCAACCGCCTGGAGGAACACCAGAGCGGCACCATCACCGTGCTCGGCACCGAGCTCAATGACGACATCTCCAATATCGAGGAGATCCGCCGCGAGGTCGGCATGGTGTTCCAGACCTTCAACCTGTTCCCGCATCTCACTGTCCTGGAGAACCTGACGCTCGCGCCGATGCTCGTGCGCAAGGCCTCGCGCGTGGAGGCGGAGGAGGCCGCGATGGCCTATCTCACGCGCGTGAAGATCCCCGAGCAGGCGGAGAAGTTTCCCGGCGAGCTCTCCGGCGGCCAGCAGCAGCGCGTCGCCATCGCGCGCGCGCTCTGCATGAAGCCGGAGATCATGCTGTTCGACGAGCCGACCTCCGCGCTCGACCCGGAGATGATCGCGGAGGTCCTCGACGTCATGGTCGGGCTCGCCCGGGACGGCATGACGATGATCTGCGTCACCCACGAAATGGGCTTTGCCCGCGAGGTCGCCGACCGCGTCGTGTTCATGGCCGATGGCGAGATCGTCGAGGAAGCCCCGCCCTCCAGCTTCTTCACGTCACCCGGAAACGACCGCACAAAGCGGTTCCTGAGCCAGATTCTCGCGCATTGA
- a CDS encoding SDR family oxidoreductase encodes MTLGNGLTALVTGGTGGIGAQLVRRLCADGVEVIAGSIEREKFDALAGETGCEAIYLDVTDRQGLLDALADREIDIVVACAGALGLSGKTYELAGDAGRTVAEVNILGLQNTLEATVPGMVARNRGHVVTIGSVAGLYPSLGQPVYSATKAAVHNMTLNLRMELYGTDIRVSEVRPGRVASGMHREMFGGDEARAAELLYDPYECLSCDDVAGCIHWILSAPPHVDVTQIEIMPTHHVIGGVRFHSRGAQG; translated from the coding sequence ATGACGTTGGGCAATGGTCTGACCGCGCTTGTCACCGGAGGCACGGGCGGCATCGGCGCGCAGCTGGTCCGGCGCCTGTGTGCCGACGGCGTGGAGGTGATCGCCGGCTCCATCGAGCGAGAGAAGTTCGATGCGCTGGCCGGCGAGACCGGCTGCGAGGCGATCTATCTCGACGTCACCGACAGGCAGGGCCTGCTCGACGCGCTGGCAGACCGGGAGATCGACATCGTGGTCGCCTGCGCTGGCGCGCTCGGGCTGTCGGGCAAGACCTACGAGCTTGCCGGCGATGCGGGCCGCACGGTGGCGGAGGTGAACATTCTCGGCCTGCAGAACACGCTGGAGGCGACGGTGCCCGGCATGGTCGCCCGCAACAGGGGCCATGTGGTGACCATCGGCTCGGTGGCGGGGCTCTATCCCTCGCTCGGCCAGCCGGTCTATTCGGCCACGAAGGCTGCGGTCCACAATATGACGCTCAATCTGCGCATGGAGCTCTACGGGACCGACATCCGGGTCTCCGAGGTGCGCCCGGGACGGGTGGCGAGCGGTATGCACCGGGAGATGTTCGGCGGCGACGAGGCGAGGGCGGCCGAGCTGCTCTACGATCCCTATGAGTGCCTGAGCTGCGACGACGTCGCCGGCTGCATCCACTGGATCCTGTCGGCACCGCCCCATGTCGACGTCACCCAGATCGAGATCATGCCGACCCACCATGTGATCGGCGGGGTGCGATTCCATTCGCGGGGCGCGCAGGGCTGA